TGAAGGAGGCCGCTAATGAAGGAAATTCGTGAAATCCTGCTTACCCCGCACGTGACCGAAGAAACCATGAAGAACATGGTGAATCCGCGTAACGACGTGCACAGGTACGTTTTCAAGGTTGCCATGAACGCTACCAAGACCGAAATCAAGGACGCTATCGAAAAGCGCTTTGAAGTGAAGGTCGACGCTGTGAACACCGCCATTACCCGCGGTAAGATCAAGCGCGTTCGCATGGTTCCTGGCAAGAAACCCAACTGGAAGAAGGCCTACATCACGCTGAAGGCCGGGCAAAAGATTGCCGAGTTCGAAGGAGTATAACTATGGGTCTGAAATCTTATAGACCGCTTACCCCGACGCTGCGCTACAAGCAGATTGGTGACCGCAAGGAAATTACGGCCGAAAAGCCGTACAAGCCGCTCACCGAAGGCATCAAGAGCAGCTCCGGTCGTAACAACGCTGGTGAAATCACTTCCCGCCGTCGCGGCGGTGGCCACAAGAAACTGTACCGTATCATCGATTTCAAGCGCCAGTTCGCAGGCATCCCCTGCACTGTCGAGACGATCGAGTACGATCCGAACCGTACGGCCCGTATCGCCCTGGTCAAGTACCAGAACGGCAAGCGCGCCTACATCGTCGCTCCGGCTAACGTGAAGGTCGGCGATGTGCTGAATTCCGGCGAAGGTGCCGAATTCCGCGTGGGTAACGCTCTCCCGATTCGCGACATTCCGCTGAACACCATGATCCACAACATTGAGCTGAAGCCCGGCAAGGGTGCCCAGCTGGTCCGCTCCGCCGGTGCCGCTGCCGAACTCGTCGCCAAGGACGGCAAGCTCTGCCAGGTCAGGATGCCGAGTGGCGAAGTCCGCTTCATCTCTGAAGATTGCCTCGCCGTTGTGGGCCAGGTTTCCAACATCGACCACATGAATGAATCCTCGGGCTCTGCCGGCCGCTCCCGCTGGCTTGGCAAGCGTCCCTCCGTCCGCGGTGTCGTTATGAACCCGGTCGACCACCCGCTCGGTGGTGGTGAAGGACGTACCTCTGGTGGTCGTCATCCGTGCTCTCCGTGGGGTAAGAACTCGAAGGGTGCAAAAACTCGTAACAACAAGCGTACCGATAAGTACATCGTGCGCCGTCGTCAGAAGAGGGCCTAATTCATGTCGAGATCCCTTAAGAAAGGTGCGTTCGTGGATTCCCACGTTCTCAACAAGGCCCAGGCTATGGCTGGCTCCGACAAGAAGCAGCCGATCAAGACCTGGTCCCGTCGTTCCACCATCGTTCCGGATATGGTCGGACTTACCTTCTCCGTGTACAACGGAAAGCAGTTCCTCCCGGTCTATGTTTCTGAAAACATGGTCGGCCATAAGCTCGGCGAATTCGCAATGACCCGCACGTTCCGCGGCCACCGCAAGACGGAAACCGCCGCTGGAGGTAAGAAATAATGCAAGCTGTTGCTAAAGTGAAAAACGTCCGTTACGGTGTGCGCAAGCTCCGCCGTGTCGTGGACCTGGTTCGTGGCAAGCGTGTTGACGAAGCATTCGCAATGCTTTCCATTCTCCACACCAAGACCAAGGGCGCCCCGCTCGTCGAGAACGCTCTCAAGTCTGCCGTCGCGAACTACAAGCAGAAGGCCGCTGGTGCGGTCGCTGCCGAAGAGCTCGTGATCAAGACCATCGCTGCCGATGGCGGTACGATCATGAAGCGTATCCACCCGCGTTCCCAGGGCCGTGCTTTCCGTATCGAAAAGCCGCTCTCTCACCTCACCGTCGTCGTCGCCGACAAGGAGAAATAACAATGGGTCACAAGAGTCATCCCAATGGTCTTCGTCTTGGCGTTATCCGCGGTTGGGAATCCAAGTGGTATGCCGAAGACAATTTCGCAGATCTTCTTTATGAAGACATCACCCTCCGTCGCTACTTGATGAAGCGCTTCGAACATGCCTCCCTCTCCAAGGTCGGCATCGAACGCACCGTCAAGAAGGTGAACGTGAACCTCTTTACCGCCCGCCCGGGTATCGTTATCGGTAAGAAGGGCGAAGAACTCGATCGCGTCAAGAGCGAACTCCAGTTCCTCACCGGTAAGGAAATCTTCATCAGCGTGCACGAGATCAAGCGCCCGGAAACGGATGCCAAGCTCGTCGCTGAAAACATCGCGCGTCAGCTCGAAAAGCGTATCTCCTTCCGCCGCGCCATGAAGCGCGCCATCCAGTCCGCTATGCGCCTGGGTGTCGAAGGTATCAAGGTGCAGTGCGGCGGCCGTCTCGGCGGTGCCGAAATTGCCCGCGTCGAGAAGTATGCCGAAGGCCGCGTGCCTCTGCACACTCTCCGTGCTGACATTGACTACGCGACTTCCATTGCTAAGACCGTCTATGGTGCCATCGGTATCAAGGTGTGGATCATGCACGGCGAAAAGATTGGCAAGGACGTCATGAACGACAACAAGAGAGAGAAGTAATATGCTGAGTCCTAAAAGAACATTACATCGTAAGCAGATGAAAGGCCGCATGAAGGGTGTCGCTTCCCGCGGCAATTCCATGGCCTTCGGCGAATTCGGCATTCAGGCTCTTGAAAAGTGCTGGCTGACGGCTCGCCAGATCGAAGCGGCTCGTATCGCTATGACCCGTAAGATCAAGCGTGGCGGTCGCGTGTGGATCCGCGTGTTCCCCGACAAGCCCATCACTCGTCACCCGGCCGAAGCCCGTATGGGTAAGGGTAAGGGCGGCGTCGAATTCTGGGTCGCCGTGATTCTTCCGGGTCGCATCATTTTCGAAATGGGCGGTGTTGAACGTGAACTCGCCATGGAAGCCCTCCATGTCGCTTCGCAGAAGCTCCCCCTCAAGTGCAAAATCATCGAAGAATCGGAGATCTAATGAAGGCACGTGACATTAAAAACGAACTGAGAGCTCTCGACGTGAAGCAGCTCAAGGAAAAGCTGGCTCAGTTGAATCTCGATTTGTTCAATTACCGCATGACTGCGAAGCTCGGTAATTTGGAAAAACCCTCTATGATTCAGGCTGCCCGCAGGGACATCGCCCGTATCAAGACCATCCTCAGCGAAAAGGCCAAGGCATAAGCCGGCAGGAGCAGGAAATGGATAGAAACCTTCGTAAAGTCAAGCAGGGAATTGTCAGTTCTGACAAGATGGACAAGACCATCACGGTTGTGGTTGAAAACCGCAAGCGTCATCCCATGTACAACAAGATCATGACCACCACCAAGAAGCTCAAGGCTCACGACGAAAATAACGAAGCGGGCGAGGGTGACCTGGTGGAAATCATGGAAACTCGTCCTCTTTCCGCAACCAAGCGCTGGCGTCTCGTCCGCGTGGTCGAAAAGAAGAAGTAAACTCCTGGAGTAAGGCGAATTATGATTCAAGAAGAAACCAGACTCGTCGTGGCTGACAACAGTGGAGCCAAGGAAGTCGCCTGCATCCGTGTTTTGGGTGGCACGAACCGTCGCTATGCTAGCATCGGTGATGTCATCAAGGTAGCCGTTAAGGACGCTATCCCCCAGAGCAAGGTGAAGAAGGGTTCCGTGGCCGACGCCGTCGTCGTGCGTACGCGCAAAGAAATCTCCCGTCCGGACGGAACGTTCATTCGTTTCTCGGACAACGCAGTTGTGCTCATCACCAAGGATGGCGAACCGCGTGGAACCCGTATTTTTGGACCGGTGGCTCGTGAGCTCCGCGAAAAGAATTACATGAAGATCATCTCCCTCGCACCTGAGGTTCTCTAATGGCAAACATCAAGAAGAATGATAACGTCAAGGTGATTTCCGGTGCCTTCAAGGGCAAGACCGGCACCGTGATTAGTGTCAAGGCCGGCAAGGTGACCGTCAAGGACGTGAACGTCTGCAAGCGTCACGAGAAGCCGAGCCAGACCAACCAAACTGGCGGCATCATCGAGAAGGAAATGCCCATCGACATTTCCAATGTGATGCTCCTCGAAGGCAACACGCCTGTCCGTACCCGCATCGTTCGCGAGAAGGGCAAGAAGGGCGTTCGTACCAGTGTCAAGACTGGAAAGGCTGTGTAAGGTAAAGAAATGAACCAGATGAAGCAATTTTATCTCGAAAAAGTCGTTCCGGCCTTGCAAGCAAAGTTTGCCTACAAGAACGTGATGGAAATTCCCCGTCTCCAGAAGATCGTGGTGAACATGGGCGTGGGCGCTGCCGCTCAGAATCGCAAGATTCTCGATGAAGCCGCTGAAACCCTCACGGCCATCACCGGTCAGAAGGCAGTCGTCACCACCGCGAAGAAGGCTATCGCCAACTTCCACCTCCGTGAAGGCATCGGCATCGGTGCCAAGGTCACTCTCCACGGCGACATGATGTGGGACTTCCTCTATCGTTTCATCAACATCAACCTCCCGCGTGTCCGTGACTTCCGTGGTCTTGCACGCCGTGGTTTTGATGGAATGGGTAACTTCACCCTCGGTATCAAGGAACAGACGATCTTCGTCGAAATCGATATCGATAAGATTTCTCGTACCTTCGGTATGGACATCTCCTTCGTGACTTCCGCCAAGACGGACGACGAAGGCCGCGCCCTGCTCGAAGAACTTGGACTCCCCTTCAGGAAGTAAGGTAATACCATGGCAAGCAGAAGAATGATTGAAAAATGCAAGCGTACCCCGAAGTATACCGTTCGTGGGTATAACCGTTGCAAGCGTTGCGGTAGGCCGCACGCCTTTATGCGCCGCTTTGGCCTTTGCCGTATTTGCTTCCGCGAAATGGCACTCGCCGGCGAAATCCCCGGTATCACAAAGTCGTCTTGGTAAGGAGAGTATAACTCATGGCAATGACAGATCCTATCGCCGATATGCTCACCCGCGTGCGCAATGCCTGCAAGGCAAAGCTCCCCGTGGTGGACATTCCTGCCAGCAACCTGAAGCGTGAAATTGCACGCGTTCTGCAGGAAAAAGGTTTCATTAAGAAGTTCGTCGTCGTCGATGACGGCAAGCAGGGTATCCTCAAGGTTCTGCTCCGCTACACGAACGGCGTTCCCGCAATCCAGGGCCTCCAGCGCGTCTCTACGCCGGGTCTTCGTCACTACGTTGACGTGGCCAAGCTCCCGCGCGTCCGTAACGGCCTCGGCTATGCGATTATCTCCACATCTAAAGGTGTGATGACTGACCACGAAGCCCGCGAACAGAAGGTGGGTGGCGAAGTTGTCGCAAAGGTCTGGTGAGGTAAAAGATGTCCCGTATCGGAAAAGCTATTATCAATATCCCGGCTGGCGTTAAAGTCGCCGTCAATGGTCAGAACATCAAGGTGGAAGGCCCCAAGGGCAAGCTGGAAACTACTGTTCATGAGCTGATTTCCATCAAGCTCGAAGGCAACCAGCTTTCTTTCTCCCGTCCGAACGATGAAAAGTTCTCCCGCGCTATGCACGGTACCACCCGCGCCCTCGTCGCCAACATGGTCGAAGGCGTTACCAAGGGTTTCGAGAAGACTCTCGAAATCGTCGGTGTGGGCTACCGCGTCGAACAGAAGGGCAAGGACCTGAACCTCGTTCTCGGTTTCTCCCACCCGGTCATTTTCAAGGCACCCGAAGGCGTCGAGCTCAAGGCTGTCGACCCGCTGAAGATTTCCATCTCCGGCATCGACAAGCAGAAGGTCGGCCAGGCTGCTGCAGAAATCCGCAAGTACAGGAAGCCTGAACCGTACAAGGGCAAGGGCATCAAGTACACCGGCGAAATCATCCGCCGTAAGCAAGGTAAGAAGACAGGTAAATAAGGGTAAACTATGACTGCAATTGCTAAGAAAAGAATCCAGTCCAGAATCGCACGCCATGCTCGTGTGCGCAAGACTGTTGTCGGAACTGCAGAATGCCCTCGTTTGGCTGTTCGCCGTTCCTTGTCCCACATGGTCGCCCAGATTATCGATGATGCGAACAACAAGTCTCTCGCTCAGGTCGCAACGACTGCCAAGGAATTCCAGGGCAAGTTCGCCGAAATGACGAAGACGGAACAGGCCAAGCAGCTTGGCCTCCAGATCGCTGAAATCGCGAAGTCCAAGGGCATTGAATCCGTGGTCTTTGACCGCGGCGGTTACATCTATCACGGTCGCGTTCAGGCTCTCGCTGAGGGAGCTCGTGAAGGCGGACTCAAATTCTAGTGAGGTACACTTTGGAACGCGAAGCTCAAGTTTCTGAATTTGAAGACAAGGTTGTACACATCAACCGTTGCGCAAAGACCGTCAAGGGCGGTCGCCGTATGTCCTTCTCCGCTCTCGTTGTCGTCGGCAACAAGAACGGCAAGGTCGGCGTGGGTCTCGGCAAGGCTAAGGAAGTTTCCGAAGCCATCCGCAAGGGTACCGAAGCCGCTCAGCGCAATATCGTCGAAGTCCAGCTCCTCGACGGCACCATCCCGCACGACATCGAAGTGAAGAGCGGTTCTACCCGCATCCTCCTCATGCCGGCTGCTCCGGGTACTGGCGTTATCGCCGGTGCTGCCGCCCGTGCTGTTCTCGAACTCGCCGGTGTGCGCAACATCCTCACCAAGATTCACGGTTCTTCCAACCCGAGCACTGTCGTCAGCGCTTGCCTGGAAGGCCTGATGTCCCAGAAGAACAAGCAGGACTGCGCCAAGCTGCGCGGTTTTGAAGCCTAAGGAGTAATACACCATGAAGAAAGTTCGTATTACTTTGATCAAGGGCACTGTTCGCCGCCTGCCGGTGCACCGTGCCAATGTGAAGGCCCTCGGCCTCCGCAAGATCGGACAGTCTGTTGAACACGTTTTGACCCCCAGCATCCAGGGCATGATCAATGCCGTGGCTGACATGGTGAAGGTCGAGGAGATCTAATAATGGAACTCAATACTCTCAATCCTGGCAAGGCTGCCAAGGGCAAGAGCCGCAAGCGCATCGGTCGCGGTCCGGGTTCCGGTTGGGGCACCACTGCTGGCCGTGGTCAGAAGGGTGCCGGTGCTCGTAAGAGCGCCCAGGCCGGTCGTGTCGCCTTCGAAGGCGGCCAGATGCCGATCCACCGTCGCATCCCGAAGCGTGGTTTCAAGCACGCCGGTGTTGAATTCCAGATCGTCAACCTGAAGAAGCTCGCTGGCGTTAGCGTCACGGACTTCGACGCTCAGGTGATGTTCGACCAGGGTTTCATCAAGGATATTGACAAACCGATTAAGGTCCTCGCTTTTGGAACCATCGACAAGGCAATCAACGTAAAGGTTAACGCTATCAGCGAAGCTGCAAAGTCTGCAATCGAAGCTGCCGGCGGCAAAGTCGAGATCGTCTAATGGAAGCTCTCAAGAAAGCCATAGATGCGTTCGTCAACGCGTTCAAGATAGCCGACCTGCGTAAGAAGATTCTCTTCACGCTCGCCGTGCTCATCATCTACCGCGTGGGCGCACACATCACAATCCCCGGAGTAAACGCTGCCGTGCTGGCAGAATACTTCAAGAACTCGAACAACCTGTTCGGCCTGTACGACTCCTTCACGGGCGGTGCGTTTGCGAAAGCGACCGTGTTCGCCCTGGGTATCATGCCTTACATTAGCGCGAGCATCATCATCCAGTTGATGGGCTCCGTTATCCCGGGCATCCAGATGCTCCAGAAGGAAGGTCAGGAAGGCCGCGCCAAGTTGAACCAGTACACCCGCTACTTTACGGTGGCTCTCGCCGCCTTGCAGGGCTGGGGCATTTCTGTGTGGCTTTCCTCCCTCAAGGTGTCCGTTTCCGGTGTCCAGGTTTCTGCCCTCGCAGACGACTTCGCCACCGGTGCCGGTAACATCGGTTTCCGCTTACTTGCTACCCTGACCTTCACCGCAGGAACCATCTTCGTGATGTACCTGGGCGAACAGATTACTTCGCACGGTGTGGGCAACGGTATTTCTCTTATCATCTTCGCCGGTATCGTCGGGGGCCTTCCGCGGGCCTTCCTCGCCCAATGGGAAATGTTCAAGGAAGATATCCAGCCGCTCGCTAGCGAAATCATCATTCTCGCTATCGTGGTCGTGATTATCGGATTTATCGTTTTCGTAGAGCAGGCGAACCGTCGCATTCCACTCCAAAGTCCTCGCAGGACTGTCGGCAACAAGGTCATGGGTGGCCAGTCCAGCTATTTGCCCTTCAAGGTGAATACCGCTGGCGTGATCCCCGTGATTTTCGCAAGCTGCATCATGTTCATTCCGGCCATGATCGCTTCCTGGTTCCCGAACGTCTCTGCGATGCAGTCGTTCGCCATCGCGTTCGTCCCGGGTCACCTGTCCTACAGCGTGATCGACGCGCTCCTTATCATATTCTTCACCTTCTTCTACACGGCAATCCAGTACAACCCTAACGACATTGCCGAAAACCTGAAGAAGTCTGGGGGATTCATTCCGGGAGTTCGTCCGGGCAAGCAGACGGCCGAATATATTGACCACGTTTTAACCCGAATTTCTCTTCCCGGGTCGCTTTACCTCGCTTTTATTAGCGTTGCGCCCTGGTATCTGAAAGACGCCTTCGATATGAGTTTCTATATTGGGGGCACCTCGGTACTTATCGTGGTCGGTGTGGCGCTGGATACGCTTCGTCAACTCGAAGCCCAGTTGCATACCAAGAATTATGAAGGTTTCTTGAAGCATGGCCGCATTCGCGGCAGGATGGCATCTTAGTGGCTAAAGAAGAAGGCATTCAAGTAGAAGGCGTTGTGTTGGAGGCTCTCCCCAACGCATTCTTCCGTGTCCAACTCGGAAATGGTCACGAGATCCTCGCACATGTTTCAGGAAAGATGCGTCGGCATTTCATCCGAATTTTGCCGGACGATAAAGTGTTGGTAGAAATTTCTCCCTACGACCTCAATCGTGGAAGAATCACTTACCGTTACAAGTAATAGGTATTTTCAAAGAAGGTCAAACCTATGAAAATCAAAGCCTCCATCAAACCCAGATGTGAAAACTGCAAGATCATCCGTCGCAAGGGTGTATTGCGCATCATCTGTTCGAAGAACCCCCGTCACAAGCAGAAGCAGGGATAAGGAGATCGTATGGCACGTATAGCTGGTGTCGATTTGCCGAAAAACAAGACCGTCGAGTACGGTCTCACGGCAATCTATGGTGTCGGTCTGTTCACCGCAAACAAGGTCTGTGCTCAGCTGGGCATCGACAAGAACAAGAAGTGCGATGACCTCACCGAAGAAGAACAAGGTAAGATTCGTCATCTTCTCGAAGACGAATACTCCGTGGAAGGTCAGCTCCGCGCGGAAGTTACCCTGAACATCAAGCGTCTCTTGGATATCGGTTGCTACCGTGGTATCCGCCACCGCAAGGGCCTGCCGGTCCGCGGTCAGCGTTCCCGTACCAACGCCCGTACCCGCAAGGGCCCCAAGAAGACTGTGGCTAACAAGAAGAAGTAAGGAGATTCGTCGTGGCTGAAGAAGAAATCAAGGAAACCGCTGCCGCTGCTGAAGCTCCGGCCGCAGCCGCTACTGAAGAAGTTAAGGTCAAGAAGGGCAAGAAGCGTATTGACATCCAGGGCATCGCCTGCGTCAACGCCACCTTCAACAACACAATCGTCTCTATCACCGACGCTCGTGGCAACGTCGTCGCTTGGGGTTCCCCCGGTAACTCCGGCTTCAAGGGCTCCCGCAAGAGCACTCCGTTTGCCGCCCAGCTCGCTGCCGAAACTGCCGCCCACAAGGCTTTCGACCTCGGCATGCGCAAGGTGGATGTCCGCGTGAAGGGTGCCGGTGGTGGCCGTGAGTCCGCCGTCCGCGCTCTCAAGAATGCGGGCCTCGAAGTTCTCTCCATTCGAGACGTGACGGGTATTCCGCACAACGGTTGCCGTCCTAAAAAGAAGAGAAGGGTCTAATCCAAAGAGGTATCGCCTATGATGTGGAAATCACTTCAGATGCCGCGTAGCTTCCAGAAGGTGGAATCTAGCGAAGACGGTCGCAAGGCCAAGTTTGTTGTCGAGGCTCTCGAAAGGGGCTGGGGCATCACGCTCGGTAACGCTCTCCGCCGTGTGCTTCTTTCCTCCCTGCAGGGTGCGGCAATCGTCTCCGTGAAAATCGAAGGCGTTGAAAAGGAAATGTCTACGATTCCGGGTGTCAAGGAAGATGTCACGGATATCATCCTGAACTTGAAGAGCATCCGCGTGAAGCTCCTTTCCGACCATGACGAAACACTGCACCTGGATATGTCCGGTGACGGCGAAGTCACGGCCAAGGACTTCATGGACAATCCGAACGTGGTCATCCTGACCCCGGATGTCCATATCGCGACATTGAACGGGAACGCTTCGCTCTCCATGGATGTGAAGATCTCCTGTGGCCGCGGTTTTGTCCGTGCCGACGAATTGAAGGACAAGGACGCTCCGATCGGCGTTATCGCCACGGACGCTAACTTCAACCCGGTGCAGCAGGTCGCGATGCACATCAGCGATACCCGCGTTGGACAGCGTACCGATTTCAACCGCCTGGAACTCGAAATCACGACTGACGGCTCCATCGATCCCGAAGACGCCCTCGCATACGCTGCGAAGCTCCTCGTCGATCACCTGGAAATCTTCATCAACTTCGAAGGCGACCTCGAGAGCCCCGAAGAAATCGAGATGGACGAAGAACGCCAGCGTATTGCGACGCTCCTGCGCACCCGCGTGGAAGAACTCGAACTCTCCGTTCGTTCCAGCAACTGCCTGCGTATGGCCAACATCCATACCGTCGGCGAACTTGTGCGCAACAAGGAAAACGATATGCTCAAATACAAGAACTTCGGAAGGAAGTCCTTGGTGGAACTTAACGAGGTATTGACCTCCATGGGCCTTTCTTTTGGCATGGACGTCGATGACTACTTGAAGGATTAACAATGAGACACGGTGTAAAGAACAAGAAACTGGGCGTGAACGCCCAACACAAGCGTGCCATCCTCCGCGCCCTTGCTACCTCCATTATCGGTAAGGGCATGGAAGCCGAACAGTCTGCCCGCTACGTGCGCACTACGCTCCACAAGGCAAAGATTGTCCGCTCCAACGTGGACCGCATGATTACCTACGCGAAGAAGGGCGACCTTTCTGCCCGTCGCGAAGCTGCCCGCTTCATCACGAGCCCGAAGGTGCTGCAGGACCTGTTTGCTACCATCGGCCCGCGCTACGCGACCCGCAACGGTGGCTACACTCGCATCATCAAGCTCGGCCCGAACCGCGCTGGTGACGCTGCCGAAATGGCCCTCATCGGCCTCGTCGAAGACGAGATCGTCGTGAAGGAAAAGAAGGCTGCTGAACCCGCCAAGTCCGATGCCGTGAGCATGGTCGAAGGCGAAGGCAAGGCTTCCAACTAAGGCACAGCGCTTTTGCGAAAAAGGTCCGGCGTAAAAGCCGGACCTTTTTCGTATAGAAAAATGACACGGGAATGACTCTGTAGGCACGCTTTTTTTGTATTTTTGTAGAACGTCTATTTTATTGCTGGTTAATGAATTATGTCTAGGTTCGCGACATTTATCCTGTTCCTGTCTGCTTTTTGCGCCCTCTCGTTTTCGGCGACGCTCCCGAGCGGTGTTACCGGCGTGACCCAGCAGGGAATCCAGCCCAGGAGCAGCGTGACGCTTGCTCCCGCGTATTCGGAAGTCACCGTCGATTCCACGTACAAGCTGGGGCCGGGCGACTTTCTCGATATCGGGCTCGAGAACAACTACCTGACGGTGCAGATTTACCCGGACGGCTATGTCGCAATCGAGGAATGCGGTTCCGTGAAGGTGGCGGGCAAGACCCTCGCCGAGGCCCGCGAACTTATCCTCGACCTTGCATCGAAGCGCTACAAGCGCGAGTACTGCTACGTGCAGCTTTCGGCCCTCAAGCGGTTCCGCGCGAGCATCATGGGCGCGGTGGTGCACGTGGGCCAGCACCCGGTGGACCCGCAGACGCGCCTCAGCTACTTTATCCGGCAGGCGGGCGGTCCGCTCCCGACCGCGAACCTGGAAGACATTACCCTTATTAGGAACGACGATACGCTGCATATCGACTTCAACGCGATATCGACCAAGGGCGATTTCGCGAGTGACCCGATTATAGAGCAGGGTGACCGGATATTCGTGCCCTACCAGGTGATGGGCGAGAACGTCGCGCTCCTGTTCCCGGGTTACCGCACGAGCGTGCCCTACAAGGAAGGGCGCACCATTCAGGAATACTTCGAGCTTTCGGGCGCCGGCCGCCTCCACAACTACGGCTACAAGGCCGTGTGCGTGCGCGAACCGGGTAGCGACCCGCGCTGGATTCCCATAACCGAGATGAGCAAGACCACGGTGCAGGCCAACACGGAACTCGAGTTTACCGTGAAGGAGATGCTCGTTTACGTGGGCGGCGCCGTTGCCCGCATTGGGCAGGTGGAATACAACCCGAGCTGGCACGCCATCGACTACATCGCCGCGGCGGGCCTCAACACGATTTCGGGTACGTGGAGCCAGGTGAAGGTGTGGCGCGGCAACAAGCCCGACCCGCTGAAGCTGAGCGTTACCGAGGACCCGATTCTCCCCGGCGACTACATCGAGATTCCCAAGAGCCGCTACGAGGCGTTCAAGGACTTTACGCTGTTCCTCGCCTCGCTCCTCACGGTCGTGTCATCGGCCTTCATCATCTACGCCAGTTACAACAAACAGTAGCGCACTATGAAACAAGAGAGTTCAGGATTTATCGAAGTCTGCCTCAGGCTCATCAACAGCAACCTGCGGCACTTTTGGCTGTGCGCCTCTATCGTGATTATACCTACGCTCGCGGTGTTCGCCCTCGTGATGTGGGTAATCGAGCCCACGTACCGTTCCAAGGCGATTGTCACTCCCCCCTCGGCATCGAAGACGAGCCTCCAGGGTCTGGGCAGCCTTCTGGGCGGGGCTTCGGGCGGCCTCAGTTCGCTTCTCGGTTTTTCGTTCAGCGATAACGACGCGAACGCCGTGTGGACTATCCTCAATTCGTGGGAACTCCACAACATGGTCATCGACAAGTTCAACCTTGCCGAGCACTACGAGTTCGACGGCAACTTCCATGCCGACCTGCTGAAGGAATTCCGCAAGAACTTCAGCCTCGACTGCAACAAGGAAAGCATGTTCGAGGTCGCCATCGAG
This genomic interval from Fibrobacter sp. UWR3 contains the following:
- the rplB gene encoding 50S ribosomal protein L2; the encoded protein is MGLKSYRPLTPTLRYKQIGDRKEITAEKPYKPLTEGIKSSSGRNNAGEITSRRRGGGHKKLYRIIDFKRQFAGIPCTVETIEYDPNRTARIALVKYQNGKRAYIVAPANVKVGDVLNSGEGAEFRVGNALPIRDIPLNTMIHNIELKPGKGAQLVRSAGAAAELVAKDGKLCQVRMPSGEVRFISEDCLAVVGQVSNIDHMNESSGSAGRSRWLGKRPSVRGVVMNPVDHPLGGGEGRTSGGRHPCSPWGKNSKGAKTRNNKRTDKYIVRRRQKRA
- the rpmC gene encoding 50S ribosomal protein L29, which encodes MKARDIKNELRALDVKQLKEKLAQLNLDLFNYRMTAKLGNLEKPSMIQAARRDIARIKTILSEKAKA
- the rplE gene encoding 50S ribosomal protein L5: MNQMKQFYLEKVVPALQAKFAYKNVMEIPRLQKIVVNMGVGAAAQNRKILDEAAETLTAITGQKAVVTTAKKAIANFHLREGIGIGAKVTLHGDMMWDFLYRFININLPRVRDFRGLARRGFDGMGNFTLGIKEQTIFVEIDIDKISRTFGMDISFVTSAKTDDEGRALLEELGLPFRK
- the rplN gene encoding 50S ribosomal protein L14 — protein: MIQEETRLVVADNSGAKEVACIRVLGGTNRRYASIGDVIKVAVKDAIPQSKVKKGSVADAVVVRTRKEISRPDGTFIRFSDNAVVLITKDGEPRGTRIFGPVARELREKNYMKIISLAPEVL
- the rpsH gene encoding 30S ribosomal protein S8, whose protein sequence is MAMTDPIADMLTRVRNACKAKLPVVDIPASNLKREIARVLQEKGFIKKFVVVDDGKQGILKVLLRYTNGVPAIQGLQRVSTPGLRHYVDVAKLPRVRNGLGYAIISTSKGVMTDHEAREQKVGGEVVAKVW
- the rpsQ gene encoding 30S ribosomal protein S17, with the translated sequence MDRNLRKVKQGIVSSDKMDKTITVVVENRKRHPMYNKIMTTTKKLKAHDENNEAGEGDLVEIMETRPLSATKRWRLVRVVEKKK
- a CDS encoding type Z 30S ribosomal protein S14, with the protein product MASRRMIEKCKRTPKYTVRGYNRCKRCGRPHAFMRRFGLCRICFREMALAGEIPGITKSSW
- the rplX gene encoding 50S ribosomal protein L24, whose translation is MANIKKNDNVKVISGAFKGKTGTVISVKAGKVTVKDVNVCKRHEKPSQTNQTGGIIEKEMPIDISNVMLLEGNTPVRTRIVREKGKKGVRTSVKTGKAV
- the rplP gene encoding 50S ribosomal protein L16, whose product is MLSPKRTLHRKQMKGRMKGVASRGNSMAFGEFGIQALEKCWLTARQIEAARIAMTRKIKRGGRVWIRVFPDKPITRHPAEARMGKGKGGVEFWVAVILPGRIIFEMGGVERELAMEALHVASQKLPLKCKIIEESEI
- the rpsS gene encoding 30S ribosomal protein S19 → MSRSLKKGAFVDSHVLNKAQAMAGSDKKQPIKTWSRRSTIVPDMVGLTFSVYNGKQFLPVYVSENMVGHKLGEFAMTRTFRGHRKTETAAGGKK
- the rpsC gene encoding 30S ribosomal protein S3, whose protein sequence is MGHKSHPNGLRLGVIRGWESKWYAEDNFADLLYEDITLRRYLMKRFEHASLSKVGIERTVKKVNVNLFTARPGIVIGKKGEELDRVKSELQFLTGKEIFISVHEIKRPETDAKLVAENIARQLEKRISFRRAMKRAIQSAMRLGVEGIKVQCGGRLGGAEIARVEKYAEGRVPLHTLRADIDYATSIAKTVYGAIGIKVWIMHGEKIGKDVMNDNKREK
- the rplV gene encoding 50S ribosomal protein L22, which produces MQAVAKVKNVRYGVRKLRRVVDLVRGKRVDEAFAMLSILHTKTKGAPLVENALKSAVANYKQKAAGAVAAEELVIKTIAADGGTIMKRIHPRSQGRAFRIEKPLSHLTVVVADKEK
- the rplW gene encoding 50S ribosomal protein L23, whose translation is MKEIREILLTPHVTEETMKNMVNPRNDVHRYVFKVAMNATKTEIKDAIEKRFEVKVDAVNTAITRGKIKRVRMVPGKKPNWKKAYITLKAGQKIAEFEGV
- the rplF gene encoding 50S ribosomal protein L6, with product MSRIGKAIINIPAGVKVAVNGQNIKVEGPKGKLETTVHELISIKLEGNQLSFSRPNDEKFSRAMHGTTRALVANMVEGVTKGFEKTLEIVGVGYRVEQKGKDLNLVLGFSHPVIFKAPEGVELKAVDPLKISISGIDKQKVGQAAAEIRKYRKPEPYKGKGIKYTGEIIRRKQGKKTGK
- the rplR gene encoding 50S ribosomal protein L18; this translates as MTAIAKKRIQSRIARHARVRKTVVGTAECPRLAVRRSLSHMVAQIIDDANNKSLAQVATTAKEFQGKFAEMTKTEQAKQLGLQIAEIAKSKGIESVVFDRGGYIYHGRVQALAEGAREGGLKF